From Helicobacter sp. MIT 05-5293, one genomic window encodes:
- a CDS encoding glutamate-5-semialdehyde dehydrogenase: protein MSDQKSNQQQLTPLLETLIAAKESARILANTSHQKRNLVLKTMAEQLKKHQEAILQANATDLALAKEQNLSPSMLKRLELNAHKINAMADSINDITTLDDPIHQTLALWTTKAGLEIRKISVPIGVIGVIYESRPNVTSDVSALCFKSGNVCVLKGGKEAYHSNHAILIALKEALELHHLPLACVSMIEDTSREGILEFVKMDSYVDLLIPRGGEGLIAFVKHNATIPVIKHDKGVCHLYVHKEADLSQALAIAINAKTSYPAACNACETLLLDFDLIESFLPTLLKTLRKHHTRLMFEDEATLQKWGKQDEDEEVDDGLADYEREYGTNTLNIKIVSGFDEAISHIATFGSQHSEAIITQNEEVAQRFLDEVDAACVYVNASTRFSDGGEFGFGAEIGISTSKIHARGPMGIESLRSYKYQIKGNGAVR, encoded by the coding sequence ATGAGCGATCAAAAATCAAATCAACAGCAACTTACACCGCTTTTAGAAACACTGATAGCGGCAAAAGAAAGTGCGCGGATTCTCGCAAACACTTCTCATCAAAAACGCAATCTTGTGTTAAAGACAATGGCAGAGCAGCTTAAAAAACATCAAGAGGCGATATTACAAGCTAATGCAACGGATTTGGCTCTTGCTAAGGAACAGAATCTTAGTCCTTCAATGCTCAAAAGGCTTGAATTGAATGCCCATAAAATTAACGCAATGGCAGATTCTATAAATGATATTACGACTTTAGATGACCCGATACATCAGACTTTGGCTTTATGGACAACAAAAGCAGGATTAGAGATTCGCAAAATCAGTGTGCCTATCGGCGTAATTGGCGTGATTTATGAATCTCGCCCAAATGTAACGAGTGATGTCTCTGCCTTGTGCTTTAAAAGTGGCAATGTTTGTGTGCTTAAAGGTGGCAAAGAAGCGTATCATTCTAACCATGCAATTTTAATTGCTTTGAAAGAAGCCTTAGAGCTGCATCATTTGCCTTTAGCGTGTGTGAGTATGATTGAGGATACTTCGCGTGAAGGGATTTTAGAATTTGTCAAAATGGATTCTTATGTGGATTTGTTGATTCCACGTGGTGGAGAGGGATTGATAGCATTTGTCAAGCATAATGCGACTATCCCTGTGATCAAACACGATAAAGGTGTGTGTCATTTGTATGTCCATAAAGAGGCGGATTTGTCTCAAGCTCTTGCAATTGCAATTAATGCAAAGACAAGCTACCCTGCTGCTTGTAATGCGTGTGAGACTTTATTGCTTGATTTTGACTTGATTGAGAGCTTTTTGCCCACACTTTTAAAGACATTGCGCAAACACCATACGCGTTTAATGTTTGAAGATGAAGCAACACTCCAAAAGTGGGGTAAGCAAGATGAAGATGAAGAAGTCGATGATGGATTGGCAGATTATGAAAGAGAATATGGCACGAATACGCTTAATATCAAGATTGTAAGCGGTTTTGATGAGGCAATTAGCCATATTGCTACCTTTGGCTCACAGCATTCCGAAGCGATTATTACGCAAAATGAAGAAGTCGCGCAGAGATTCTTAGATGAGGTTGATGCAGCCTGTGTGTATGTGAATGCTTCAACGCGTTTTAGTGATGGCGGAGAGTTTGGTTTTGGTGCAGAAATAGGCATCTCGACTTCCAAGATTCATGCACGAGGACCTATGGGTATAGAATCTTTGCGCAGTTATAAGTATCAAATCAAAGGCAATGGAGCAGTGCGTTAA
- a CDS encoding 4Fe-4S dicluster domain-containing protein — protein MAVKITDICIACGSCIDECPVSAIVDDDSNPTGEGTYYVYPDKCVECVGHNEQPACASACPTDGCIVWSEPGKSFRDNITSDLRDGTHPVMP, from the coding sequence ATGGCTGTAAAAATCACAGATATTTGTATTGCTTGTGGTTCTTGTATTGATGAGTGTCCTGTAAGTGCGATTGTTGATGATGACAGCAATCCAACAGGTGAAGGCACTTATTATGTGTATCCTGATAAATGTGTAGAATGTGTCGGACACAATGAGCAACCTGCTTGTGCAAGTGCTTGCCCAACTGATGGTTGTATCGTGTGGAGTGAGCCCGGAAAGAGCTTCAGAGACAATATTACTTCAGATTTACGAGATGGCACACACCCTGTAATGCCATAA
- a CDS encoding UDP-glucose/GDP-mannose dehydrogenase family protein, with translation MTITIIGSGYVGLVAGACFAQMGNDVICLDVDENKINRLKQGIIPIYEPGLESMVLENQKLGTLTFTTDKKEAIRNAQVIFIAVGTPMGDDGSADLRFVRSVAEDIGTHIEREYVVVVDKSTVPVGTAREVRSIISSAIQKRNMTLVDSAAIDSHSVQNQQGSQSIAFDVVSNPEFLKEGVAIKDFMSPDRVVIGTDSPKALEVMKSLYAPFLIKSDRLIAMGIESAEMTKYAANAMLATKISFINEMSQICERVGANINDVRLGIGSDSRIGYSFIYPGCGYGGSCFPKDVRALEKTAADFGYKARILDAVQVVNEAQKMLLVEKITQRFGENLAGKSFAVWGLSFKPETDDMREASSLVLVRELIKRGARIKAYDPKAYEQASFYLKDCLDSLSLEGSKYEALKGCAALVIITEWREFRSPDFDEIAKLLNEPIIFDGRNIYQSLNMQSKGFEYHQIGVKS, from the coding sequence ATGACTATCACGATTATCGGTAGCGGGTATGTTGGATTAGTGGCAGGTGCGTGTTTTGCCCAAATGGGCAATGATGTAATATGTCTTGATGTCGATGAAAATAAAATCAATCGTCTGAAACAAGGTATTATTCCCATTTATGAACCCGGTTTAGAATCAATGGTATTGGAGAATCAAAAGCTAGGCACACTCACATTTACGACTGATAAAAAGGAAGCTATTAGAAATGCTCAAGTGATTTTTATTGCAGTAGGGACACCTATGGGAGATGATGGCAGTGCGGATTTACGCTTTGTGCGCAGTGTGGCAGAGGATATTGGGACGCATATAGAGCGTGAATATGTCGTAGTGGTAGATAAAAGCACCGTTCCGGTAGGCACAGCAAGAGAAGTAAGAAGTATCATCAGCTCTGCAATCCAAAAGCGCAATATGACTTTGGTGGATTCTGCTGCGATAGATTCTCATTCTGTGCAGAATCAGCAAGGTAGTCAAAGTATAGCCTTTGATGTAGTGAGTAACCCCGAGTTTCTCAAAGAGGGTGTAGCAATTAAAGATTTTATGAGTCCAGATAGGGTAGTGATAGGCACAGATTCTCCAAAGGCTTTGGAGGTAATGAAGTCGCTTTATGCGCCTTTTTTGATTAAGAGCGACAGACTTATTGCAATGGGTATAGAATCTGCAGAGATGACAAAATACGCGGCAAATGCAATGCTTGCAACAAAAATTAGTTTCATTAATGAGATGAGTCAGATTTGTGAGCGTGTGGGCGCGAATATTAATGATGTGCGCTTGGGTATTGGTTCGGATTCTCGCATCGGATATAGTTTTATTTATCCGGGCTGTGGTTATGGTGGGAGTTGTTTCCCTAAAGATGTGCGTGCGTTAGAGAAAACAGCGGCGGATTTTGGCTATAAAGCGCGGATTCTCGATGCAGTCCAAGTCGTCAATGAAGCGCAAAAAATGCTTTTAGTCGAGAAAATCACACAACGATTTGGTGAGAATCTAGCAGGCAAAAGTTTTGCTGTGTGGGGATTGAGCTTTAAACCTGAAACTGATGATATGCGTGAGGCAAGCTCTTTGGTGTTGGTGCGTGAATTGATTAAACGCGGAGCAAGAATCAAGGCGTATGATCCAAAGGCGTATGAACAAGCATCATTTTACCTTAAAGATTGTCTGGATTCTCTTAGTCTAGAAGGCAGTAAATATGAAGCTTTGAAGGGTTGTGCGGCACTTGTAATTATAACAGAGTGGCGTGAGTTTAGAAGCCCAGATTTTGATGAAATCGCTAAACTTCTCAATGAGCCAATTATTTTTGACGGACGCAATATTTACCAAAGTCTTAATATGCAATCTAAGGGTTTTGAATACCATCAAATCGGCGTGAAGTCTTGA
- a CDS encoding sodium-dependent transporter produces MNNFSKIGFMLAALGSSVGLGHIWRFPYIAGTNGGGSFVLLYLFLALGIGIAMLIGEMLIGNKGRANAFKSYEKLDPSPRKRWRFAGLTLIGGPIILSFYAIVLGWVFYYLFFVSFSLPTDMEVSKANFDTLYSQNFIAQTMGLMLVLGISGWVIARGVKKGIELLNLILTPMLFLIFLGLLIYAMSMDSFPKALHFMLGFEWEQAKKALTLSIFIDSLGQVFFSLSLGIGIIITYAASSDSQQNLFKSALFIVLSGIVIAIMAGLMIFTFVYEYGGEVDGGAGLIFKTLPVMFAHLGFLGNIIAFLFLIAFSFAGITSAISLLEPSVMYIVEYYKISRFRATWSVVGVIFILGLMIVCSLCTPLASYLTFGNKSLMDIVEFLSANIIMTLGGLLAVIFVGWVIPKTTLYEFTSHFFSSYAFKIWYILMRYVAPFITIVILIAVSVKFFVGQDIASYLFQEEAL; encoded by the coding sequence ATGAATAATTTTAGCAAAATCGGTTTTATGTTGGCAGCATTGGGGAGTTCTGTGGGTTTGGGGCATATTTGGCGATTTCCCTATATTGCAGGCACAAATGGCGGAGGATCGTTTGTGTTATTGTATTTGTTTTTGGCATTGGGGATAGGTATTGCAATGTTGATTGGAGAAATGCTGATTGGTAATAAAGGACGGGCAAATGCTTTTAAAAGCTATGAGAAACTCGATCCTTCACCCCGTAAAAGATGGCGTTTTGCAGGTCTGACACTTATCGGAGGTCCTATTATCCTTTCATTTTATGCTATCGTATTGGGGTGGGTGTTTTATTATTTATTTTTTGTGAGTTTTTCTTTGCCTACCGATATGGAGGTTTCTAAAGCAAATTTTGACACATTGTATTCGCAGAATTTTATTGCGCAAACAATGGGTTTGATGCTGGTATTAGGGATTAGCGGTTGGGTTATCGCACGAGGTGTCAAAAAGGGTATTGAGCTTTTAAATTTGATTCTTACGCCTATGCTTTTTTTGATATTTTTAGGATTGTTAATCTATGCAATGAGTATGGATTCTTTCCCCAAGGCTTTGCATTTTATGTTGGGTTTTGAATGGGAGCAAGCAAAAAAAGCCCTAACGCTTTCTATTTTTATTGATTCTTTGGGGCAAGTGTTCTTTTCTCTTTCTTTAGGGATTGGGATTATTATCACCTATGCAGCCTCTTCAGATTCTCAACAGAATCTTTTCAAAAGTGCGCTTTTTATCGTGCTAAGTGGGATTGTTATTGCGATTATGGCGGGATTAATGATTTTTACTTTTGTGTATGAATATGGTGGGGAAGTTGATGGTGGTGCAGGGCTTATTTTTAAGACTTTACCTGTTATGTTTGCACATTTGGGGTTTTTGGGGAATATCATTGCTTTTTTATTTTTAATAGCTTTTAGTTTTGCAGGGATTACTTCTGCAATCTCTTTGCTCGAACCATCGGTAATGTATATTGTCGAATATTATAAAATCAGCCGTTTTAGAGCGACTTGGAGTGTGGTTGGGGTTATTTTTATTTTGGGATTGATGATAGTTTGTTCGCTTTGCACACCTTTGGCAAGTTATTTGACCTTTGGTAATAAATCACTTATGGATATTGTAGAATTTTTATCAGCAAATATTATTATGACATTGGGTGGATTGCTTGCGGTTATTTTTGTGGGCTGGGTGATTCCAAAGACGACACTTTATGAATTTACCTCACATTTTTTTAGCAGTTACGCTTTTAAAATCTGGTATATTTTGATGCGTTATGTTGCGCCTTTTATTACAATTGTGATTTTGATTGCTGTGAGTGTGAAATTCTTTGTCGGACAAGATATTGCAAGCTATCTTTTTCAAGAAGAGGCACTTTGA
- a CDS encoding tetratricopeptide repeat protein has translation MHLTKWLQVGYLLSVIVGFIYAQETTESPSEYYQESELIQQIRKADSLFYQGVSLWSSNADEASKFLKQACNAKHPGACLYLGSYYEQKSSQRRSNISPSESKKYYQLGFENSVQACQQGAAEWCITQAVSLIDGRGVAQDIQKGFDFLEAMCEQDMEGACAMLGSYYFYGLNVAQDLQKAQELHLKALELDSKACEENRMYACVLSAEIYEKGLSVPSNPHKAKELYRSACALHNQFACDYVKNMP, from the coding sequence ATGCACTTGACAAAATGGTTACAAGTCGGATACTTATTGAGCGTGATTGTAGGCTTTATATACGCACAAGAAACCACAGAATCTCCCTCTGAATATTATCAAGAATCAGAGCTTATCCAGCAAATCCGCAAGGCAGATTCACTCTTTTATCAAGGCGTATCACTTTGGAGTAGTAACGCCGATGAAGCAAGTAAATTTCTCAAGCAAGCCTGCAATGCTAAACACCCCGGCGCATGTTTATATCTAGGTAGCTATTATGAACAAAAATCCTCTCAAAGACGCTCTAACATCTCTCCTAGCGAAAGTAAAAAATACTACCAGCTTGGCTTTGAAAATAGTGTCCAAGCTTGCCAACAAGGCGCAGCAGAATGGTGCATCACACAAGCAGTATCATTGATTGATGGGCGTGGAGTAGCACAAGATATTCAAAAAGGTTTTGACTTCCTTGAAGCAATGTGTGAGCAAGATATGGAGGGAGCTTGTGCAATGCTCGGATCATATTATTTCTATGGCTTAAATGTCGCGCAAGACTTACAAAAAGCACAAGAATTACATCTCAAAGCCTTAGAGCTAGATTCTAAAGCCTGCGAAGAAAATCGAATGTATGCGTGCGTGCTAAGTGCAGAAATCTACGAAAAAGGTCTTAGTGTGCCATCTAATCCACACAAAGCAAAAGAGCTGTATCGGTCAGCTTGTGCCTTACACAATCAATTCGCATGTGATTATGTTAAGAATATGCCTTAG
- a CDS encoding tRNA-dihydrouridine synthase: MNFDNLLMLAPLAGYTDLPFRSMVKHFGVDITVSEMISSHALVYQNQKTLKMIEKSPEESPFSVQIAGSKETIIQKAVEILNTQEGIDIIDLNCGCPAPKVANHGNGSGLLKDLKQLVKIANLIKDTSQTPYTSIKVRLGFDKKIPCELAQALKDVRSDFVVVHGRTRADGYKKERIDYDAIATIKKHISIPLIANGEIDSAQKAQEVIAHTGANGVMIGRAAVTSPWIFWQIKHQTQQIPPIIKKELVLQHFNKMIAFYGERGAIMFRKNLHAYAKGHDNASEFRNIVNHLTDVYEITQRIEEFFSTQNNELITQNFPQLIHLNKKTS, encoded by the coding sequence ATTAATTTTGACAATCTCTTGATGCTTGCTCCATTGGCAGGCTATACAGATTTGCCTTTTCGAAGTATGGTAAAACACTTTGGGGTCGATATTACCGTGAGTGAAATGATTAGCTCACATGCTCTTGTCTATCAGAATCAAAAAACGCTCAAAATGATTGAAAAATCCCCCGAAGAATCGCCCTTCAGTGTCCAAATCGCAGGATCTAAAGAAACAATCATACAAAAAGCAGTAGAGATTCTCAACACTCAAGAAGGTATTGATATTATTGATTTAAACTGCGGCTGCCCTGCTCCAAAAGTCGCCAATCACGGCAATGGAAGTGGTTTGCTCAAAGACTTAAAACAACTTGTCAAAATTGCTAACCTTATCAAAGACACAAGCCAAACACCCTACACAAGCATTAAAGTGCGCTTAGGTTTTGACAAAAAGATACCTTGCGAGCTTGCTCAAGCCCTCAAAGATGTTCGCTCTGATTTTGTTGTCGTGCATGGGCGCACACGAGCCGATGGCTACAAAAAAGAACGCATTGATTATGATGCGATTGCAACCATTAAAAAACACATCTCTATACCTTTGATTGCTAATGGAGAAATTGATTCTGCACAAAAAGCTCAAGAAGTTATTGCGCACACGGGAGCAAACGGAGTGATGATAGGACGGGCAGCAGTTACTTCACCTTGGATCTTTTGGCAAATCAAACACCAAACCCAGCAAATCCCGCCCATTATCAAAAAAGAACTCGTTTTGCAACACTTCAATAAAATGATCGCATTTTATGGTGAGCGTGGGGCAATTATGTTTCGCAAGAATCTCCATGCTTATGCCAAAGGACACGATAATGCAAGTGAATTCAGAAATATTGTAAATCACTTAACCGATGTGTATGAGATCACTCAACGCATTGAAGAGTTTTTCAGCACACAAAATAACGAATTAATCACCCAAAATTTTCCCCAGCTCATTCATCTCAATAAAAAAACAAGCTAA
- the nspC gene encoding carboxynorspermidine decarboxylase: MYQSHLLFQIDSPAYVLEEEKLDENLAILNSIQEQSGAKILLALKGYAFWRRFENLRKILSGSTASGLYEARLGYEEIGSRKEGKEICVFAPAYKDSQIDEILEYATHIIFNSFAQWQMFLPHITRKNKLLQNQNLAPIQVGLRVNPLYSEVEPPIYNPCIPGSRLGITPEAFKEGVKKYGLEGIDGLHFHTHCEQDSTALERTLPHFEKHFGSYLQGKKWVNFGGGHHITRKDYHRELLVKLIKDFKKHHNDIGIFLEPGEAVGWQVGFLIGEVLDIVHNQIPIAIIDVSASAHMPDCLEMPYRPMVKKISRQTLNIESDLGENKGAYTYRLGGPTCLAGDVIGDYSFQTPLNVGDRLIFEDMLHYTIVKNNTFNGVPLPSLWSIDSQGEAHLLQRFCYDDYKRRN, encoded by the coding sequence ATGTATCAATCTCACCTGCTTTTTCAAATTGATTCTCCAGCCTATGTTTTAGAAGAAGAAAAGCTTGATGAAAATCTTGCTATTTTAAATTCTATCCAAGAGCAAAGTGGTGCAAAAATCCTCCTTGCATTAAAAGGTTATGCCTTTTGGCGCAGATTCGAGAATCTCCGAAAGATTCTAAGCGGAAGCACAGCAAGTGGGCTTTATGAAGCACGATTAGGCTATGAGGAAATCGGCTCAAGAAAAGAAGGCAAAGAAATATGCGTGTTTGCTCCTGCCTATAAAGATTCTCAAATTGATGAAATCTTAGAATACGCCACACATATTATCTTTAATTCCTTTGCACAATGGCAAATGTTTCTTCCACATATTACCCGTAAAAATAAACTTTTACAGAATCAAAATCTTGCGCCCATTCAAGTAGGCTTACGCGTCAATCCTTTATATAGCGAGGTAGAGCCTCCTATTTACAATCCTTGTATTCCGGGTTCAAGACTAGGAATCACCCCTGAAGCATTCAAAGAGGGTGTCAAAAAATACGGCTTAGAGGGGATTGATGGTCTGCATTTTCATACACATTGTGAGCAGGATAGCACTGCCTTGGAGCGCACATTACCCCATTTTGAAAAACATTTTGGCTCTTACCTTCAAGGTAAAAAATGGGTCAATTTTGGCGGAGGGCATCATATCACACGAAAAGACTATCATCGAGAGCTTTTAGTGAAACTCATCAAGGATTTTAAAAAACACCACAACGATATTGGGATTTTTTTAGAACCCGGAGAAGCAGTAGGTTGGCAAGTGGGTTTTCTTATCGGAGAAGTGCTTGATATTGTGCATAATCAAATCCCTATTGCTATTATCGATGTGAGTGCTTCAGCCCATATGCCCGATTGTTTAGAAATGCCTTATCGCCCAATGGTTAAAAAGATTTCTCGTCAAACTCTCAATATAGAATCTGATTTGGGCGAAAATAAAGGTGCTTATACTTATCGCTTAGGTGGTCCTACCTGCCTTGCTGGCGATGTGATAGGGGATTATAGTTTTCAAACTCCTCTTAATGTAGGTGATCGATTAATCTTTGAAGATATGCTGCATTATACGATTGTTAAAAACAATACTTTCAATGGCGTGCCTTTACCCTCACTTTGGAGCATAGATTCTCAAGGTGAAGCCCATTTGCTTCAACGCTTTTGCTATGATGATTACAAGAGAAGAAATTAA
- a CDS encoding chemotaxis protein: MSKTSLSSIDQVTNLHKNNELQLLCFRLEKDRDLYAVNVFKIREVIKYSGSLTVVTHESNSLVEGLITIRELTIPLIDMRKWFYYDNNNRGKDLRNYGVKRAPGEEDIIMICEFSRWTIGVRIYEADRILNKKWTEIEQGVGVGGGGRNGKLVSRTRYFDGRLVQVVDIEKMLIDVFPWIEKEKEEGIQKISQVQTTKSILLADDSPTVLRTMQLILNKLGVIHHDFINGKHLLDYLFAPTTDVSSIGMIITDLEMPEASGFEVIKQVKANPNTAHLPVVVNSSMSGSSNEDMARSLNADEFISKSNPVEIEAAVRKFALK, translated from the coding sequence ATGTCTAAAACAAGTTTGTCAAGCATCGATCAAGTCACCAATCTTCACAAAAATAATGAGCTTCAGTTGCTTTGTTTTCGTCTTGAAAAAGACAGAGACTTATATGCTGTCAATGTTTTTAAAATCAGAGAAGTAATCAAATATAGCGGCTCATTGACAGTTGTAACCCACGAAAGTAATAGCTTGGTAGAAGGGCTTATTACAATCAGAGAGCTAACTATTCCTTTGATTGATATGCGAAAATGGTTTTATTATGACAATAATAACAGAGGAAAGGATCTACGAAACTACGGCGTAAAACGAGCTCCGGGTGAAGAAGACATTATTATGATTTGTGAATTTTCTCGTTGGACGATTGGCGTGAGAATCTATGAAGCAGATCGTATCTTAAATAAAAAATGGACTGAAATTGAGCAAGGTGTCGGTGTCGGTGGTGGCGGGCGCAATGGCAAACTTGTGAGCAGAACACGCTACTTTGATGGAAGACTTGTGCAAGTTGTAGATATTGAAAAAATGTTGATTGATGTCTTCCCTTGGATTGAAAAAGAAAAAGAAGAAGGGATTCAAAAGATTTCTCAAGTCCAAACTACAAAAAGCATACTCCTTGCCGATGATAGTCCCACCGTTCTTCGGACAATGCAGCTTATCCTTAATAAATTAGGTGTGATTCACCATGACTTTATCAATGGCAAACATTTGTTAGATTACTTATTTGCACCTACCACAGATGTAAGCTCTATTGGAATGATTATTACTGACCTTGAAATGCCTGAAGCAAGCGGATTTGAAGTGATCAAACAAGTAAAAGCAAATCCTAATACAGCGCATTTGCCTGTCGTTGTCAATTCTTCAATGAGCGGTAGTAGCAATGAAGATATGGCACGCTCATTGAATGCTGATGAGTTTATTTCAAAATCTAATCCTGTGGAAATTGAAGCAGCAGTGCGGAAATTTGCTCTCAAGTAA
- the pssA gene encoding CDP-diacylglycerol--serine O-phosphatidyltransferase: MKFNPLFILPNLFTAGSIFLGILSIICASKSNFELASWLILVSMILDGLDGRVARLTNTSSRFGVEFDSLADVVAFGVAPAMLLYFYVGINYGRLGMSVPAIFVILGAVRLARFNITTTSEPQFFIGLPIPSAAVLVMLWVLIDLDYGFIQNQGYGYIMLITSIIISILMVSNIRYPSFKKMRWNFKSFIAVILLLGIVFINPKETLCFLMSCYVVYGILRWMAILIKMKFITKTNEKEKTL; this comes from the coding sequence ATGAAATTTAATCCTCTTTTTATCCTGCCCAATCTTTTTACCGCGGGGAGCATATTTTTAGGAATCTTAAGCATTATTTGTGCTTCGAAAAGTAACTTTGAGCTTGCAAGTTGGCTGATTTTAGTATCAATGATTCTTGATGGGCTTGATGGAAGAGTAGCAAGACTTACAAATACTTCAAGTCGTTTTGGTGTAGAGTTTGACTCATTAGCTGATGTCGTGGCTTTTGGCGTTGCCCCTGCAATGTTATTGTATTTTTATGTGGGCATTAATTATGGTCGGCTAGGAATGAGTGTGCCTGCTATCTTTGTCATCTTGGGTGCAGTTCGATTAGCTCGTTTCAATATCACAACGACTTCAGAACCGCAATTTTTTATCGGTCTTCCTATTCCTTCAGCCGCTGTTTTAGTGATGCTATGGGTATTGATTGATTTGGATTATGGCTTTATCCAAAATCAAGGATATGGCTATATTATGCTGATAACAAGCATCATCATAAGCATCTTGATGGTAAGTAATATTCGCTATCCTAGCTTTAAGAAAATGCGTTGGAATTTTAAGTCTTTTATTGCTGTCATCTTGCTTTTAGGTATTGTGTTTATTAATCCCAAAGAAACGCTTTGCTTTCTGATGAGCTGTTATGTGGTCTATGGTATTTTGCGATGGATGGCAATCTTAATTAAAATGAAATTTATCACCAAAACAAATGAAAAAGAAAAAACACTCTGA
- a CDS encoding phosphatidylserine decarboxylase translates to MAYTTQIIVKQGWLGAIVLLALFVLCIFFNMDMGTLIFFVGLVFWLFMFRNPERIPQTDERNIFVSPVDGIVRDIQKQDSEVIILIETRSIDVGVIRAPCEIIEGEKGEKKGLALAFCNKNKKATLNAMMSFTHKQDFKFRMEFYPVLFSSHKIYADSNLNIGERMGFMKMGITKLIIPQNKNTPELELKINIGDRLYALGSPIGHINEI, encoded by the coding sequence ATGGCATACACTACACAAATCATTGTAAAACAAGGTTGGCTTGGGGCTATTGTGCTATTAGCATTATTTGTTCTTTGTATTTTTTTCAATATGGATATGGGAACATTGATTTTCTTCGTAGGACTTGTATTTTGGCTTTTTATGTTTAGAAATCCTGAAAGAATCCCCCAAACAGATGAAAGAAATATCTTTGTATCACCTGTAGATGGTATTGTTAGAGATATTCAAAAACAAGATTCAGAAGTGATAATATTGATCGAAACAAGAAGCATTGATGTGGGTGTCATTCGAGCACCTTGTGAAATTATAGAGGGTGAAAAAGGTGAAAAAAAGGGTCTTGCTTTAGCATTTTGCAATAAAAACAAAAAAGCTACCTTAAATGCTATGATGTCTTTTACCCACAAACAAGATTTTAAATTTAGAATGGAGTTCTATCCTGTATTATTTTCTTCACACAAAATCTATGCAGATTCAAATCTCAACATAGGTGAACGAATGGGATTTATGAAAATGGGTATTACCAAACTTATTATCCCTCAAAACAAAAATACACCTGAATTAGAGCTCAAAATCAATATTGGTGATCGTTTGTATGCACTCGGAAGTCCAATAGGGCATATCAATGAAATTTAA